Genomic segment of Mercurialis annua linkage group LG6, ddMerAnnu1.2, whole genome shotgun sequence:
AATTCGGTGAAGGGTGAAGGgaagataaagaagaagaaaaagagagaaaatgaaAGATATGGTGGAAGGGAAGTGGAAGAGGCGAAGAAGAAGGGAAAAAAATTTAgtctctaaatttttatttaaaaagtaaattgatttttaaaatttttaaatataaagggaaaaattgaaatttaaaaattataagcaTTAAACCAGAAagtaaaagaaatattaaatactattttgaattatttttatcatcaaaaccggagagtgtgttACACTCTCTAGAAAAGGGTGCAATTTGTTCGATTTTGCCAAGTTGCGGGTCCGTTTGATCCAAAACCGGtcaaaataacttatttgatatttcatgCCAAGTTGAAGggattgatcctttgttcgaacTATATAATATGCTATATCTAAGAGATGTCAGAGTAATTTGCTCAATataaaatgcttaaaacgtgtacgcatatattattattaggggtatatatttaattcaaatcaaatgaatgaaattgaatcaaaccgaactaaattGAACCGAACTAAACTGAaccgaatcaaatcaaactgaatttaattttaatttttcaaaattaaattgaataaattggtttggttaatttttagttcctttaattttttagtttaatttgtatcaaaaaatgaatagagttgtttttgttttgcaaaccaaaccaaatcgaacttagaaattaaaatattttataatttcaagcGGTTATTGCACACCCTAATTATAAAATGCACACAATTTATCCTCAACAAAAAAGGAAATTCCCATTGATAAAAAGTTatgttcaaaaaatttaaaatttcttgTTTATTCATATAAACCATTGATCTTTTGGAGTAAAATTATTCCCCTTTCAGTTAGGAGTTTCCTTCCAGTTTCCTCACTTTAATTTCAAGCATAACTtggaataatccttttcaaagTGATTTTAACTCATGAAAGTGGTTACTGGTTCAGTTCTTAACTACCAACTAACAATAATATGCATCCAGTTGAGAAATTAATTATCAGAAACAAGACCTCTGCACACGTGGATGGCAATGATTTGGTTTAACTATATTTGCCAATTCTCAGTTTTACCACAGTAAAATTTGCCCTGATTTGGAAGTTTCTTATTGCTTTATAAAGTAGTAACTCTTAAGATAATGTTTAATCTCTTTAAGAAGCAAAACCATAGATATGGCCCGTATTAGATTGTGAGTCACCATCTCATCTGTACGGAATTGAAAGTGAATCAACTCTGAGTTCAATTGTGGGGTTTCACTTTCTTCCTTCATTTTCAAGTGCCCTCTCTATTTCACACTTTCCTCCCCGCACGTGCAAAACCATACTCTCCAATTCTACGGATAATATTCATCGATAGTCCCCCGACTTTACATCTCTCTCATCATAATCTCTAAactttgatttataattataatatgatgTTACTTCAACTTCATTTCCTTCGAAATTAATGATGTGGCGCGTTGTTATAGTGCAAGAGGTGAATGGTATTAATACCTTAATAATTTCCCGTGTTCGAAAAAATTTGATCCAAGTAGGAACTCAGCTGGCATCAATggtgtatttataatttttttcagtttgaactcaaaattcactataaattctatctctatttttcataatttttcgaTCCCAGTCCGATGTGGAGCCTACCCTAACCTAAAGGTAGTTCCGTCCTTGGCTGGCATGTTACATCATTAATTTAAGAGAAAAGAGTCATTTATGCCCATAAAGTTTGGCTttaggatcaagtaagccctcaacgtccgaaaaggttcaaatatgcccctaacgtcttaaaatgtTGACAACCGGGCCCTTAATTTTGACGCATAAATGATACGTTAGGGGTCTGGTTGTCCAAACCAGGGGCTTGGTTGTCAACATTTTAAGAAGTTGggagcatatttgaacctttttggaCGTTGAGGGCTTTATTGATCCTAAAGCAAAACCTTAGGGCcttaaatgacccttttcccttaaTTTAACGAAAATAGAGTTGGAACAACGTGAGGAACAACatagtaataaaataaattaggaaCTATGCTGGTAAAGACACAAAAGTTTAGGGGCcgttaataaaaaattaccCCTTTAAAGTATGTTTGAAACACAGAAACAAAAGGAAAAAgggaataaattataaatccatGGATCAATTACAATTTGTTTGGATTGTTTACAGATAAAATTGCAACACTATGATGCATATGCAATGAGGTAAAAGAGGAGAAGAAATACACTGGCAGAACCCTTATATATTCTGCAATTCTGCCCCACACCCAAgaactaaaatgaaaaatcaaatcaaataagctaacaatttttttttggggttcacaaatattttaaaagcaGTGATGAGAAATGTTCTGGTTTTTGTATCAGACCTATGTACATGAGAAAATGAAATCTATAAACTATGGCACACACCTTTGAAATTAAAGGAATAGGTAGAGAATTGCATCTTAATTTCCTCCTCTAAATATGTCCATAAGTTGCTGTAAGTCTTTGAATTTCTTTCGGACAAATATCAGAATTATGGTACGGTCCTTCATTTTGCTGTTGCTGTTGATGTTGGCTATGAACCCACATACCACTCGAATTCTCAGTGAAAAAATGCGCTTCTGATTTAATCTCATTGTATAAAGATTGCTGGTTTTGATTCTGTAAAGCCGTAGCCATCAGCAACGGGTTCTGTACAAACTCAGGCCACTTAACTTCCTCCGGTGGGTTTCCGATCAGCTGGTTTTGCGTCTCTTTTTCGGTCGAACTGCAATCTCCTAATCCCCACGGAAACATAGTGTTCTCAAAGAACGGACTGTTGCTTTGAAGCTCAGCGTTGCCGCTGCTTCCGGTGCTGCTGTTACTGTTATTACTCGCCGCACCCGCCTCCCAGAACCGCGAGTTGCTGAGCTGGAAGGTGGATAATGAAGAAGGGTGATCATCGGAATGCTTGAAAGCCATTGATGAAGTAAGAAATGAGCTTGTTGTCGGCGGGAGAATGGTGGGTATTGAAGTGGAAGAAAATTCTGAGTTCATGTCGAATGTTTTGTTGGATAATTGAGTAAACCAAAGTGAAGGATTTGAATGAGTGGCGAGTCTTGCATAATTTAATCCCTGGAGAGGGTAATTTCCGACCAAATCCGACGGTTGACAGTTGCTTGTGAAATAATCTTTGTTACTTAT
This window contains:
- the LOC126654136 gene encoding transcription factor MYB61-like, translating into MGRHSCCYKQKLRKGLWSPEEDEKLLRHITKYGHGCWSSVPKQAGLQRCGKSCRLRWINYLRPDLKRGTFSQQEENLIIELHAVLGNRWSQIAAQLPGRTDNEIKNLWNSCLKKKLRQRGIDPVTHKPLSEVENNGEDKTSPTHKTLDKELNLLEANNSSKSAPILPDKKPSQHSNTNTNSMTSSISNKDYFTSNCQPSDLVGNYPLQGLNYARLATHSNPSLWFTQLSNKTFDMNSEFSSTSIPTILPPTTSSFLTSSMAFKHSDDHPSSLSTFQLSNSRFWEAGAASNNSNSSTGSSGNAELQSNSPFFENTMFPWGLGDCSSTEKETQNQLIGNPPEEVKWPEFVQNPLLMATALQNQNQQSLYNEIKSEAHFFTENSSGMWVHSQHQQQQQNEGPYHNSDICPKEIQRLTATYGHI